The following is a genomic window from Amycolatopsis acidiphila.
TGCAGTTCGGCCCGTGCGGGCGACTCGGTACTGGTCATCTCTCCTCCATTCAGGACGGCACGCTGCAACCTCTCGCGTAGTTCGGCGGCGAACCGCGGATCGGGGTCGGCCGGGCGCACCGGCCGGCGGAGGGCGTCGAACGGATCAGTCATCACGGCCCTCCTTCTCCCGGTAGACGACGCGGAACGCGGCTCTGGCCCGTACCAGCAAGGCCTCCGTCGCGTGCACGGTCCGGCCCAGCAGCCGCGCGACCTCCGGCACCGCGAGGCCGTCGAGGTAGCGCAGGGTCAGCGCGGCCCGGTGGTGCGCGCCGAGTTCGGCGAGCACCTGCCTGGCGAGCAACGCGTCGAGCTCCTCGTCCCACGGGTCCACGGTCTCGGCCTCGTGCGCCAGCCGCAGCCCTCGCTCCTCCCGCTCGCGCCGCCGCCAGTGGTCGACCAGCTTGTGCCGGGCGACCCCGATGAGCCACGGCGTGCTCACCGGCGGCGCCCCCGCGTTCCGACAGGCGGTGACCGCACCGAGGAACGTCTCCGAAGTCAGCTCCTCGGCGACCACACGGCTCCCGCAGCGGGACAGCAGGTACCCGTAGACCTCCGGCAGCGCGTCCTCGTAGAGGTCGAGCAGCGCGAAGGCCGGGTCCGGTCGTACCCGCGGTTCGCTCACATCCCCATCGTCGTCCGGGGAGCCGGTTCTCCGACGGGTCGGCGCGAACTTTTTCAGCCGCGTGGGTCGGGCAGCCGCCGGGCCGCGAGCGCGACCAGCGCCGTCATGGCCGCCTGGACCAGCAGCACCGTGACCAGTGCGGTCGCCATCCCGGTCGTGCTCAGCGCGGCGAACAGGGTGCCGAGCGCCGCCACGCCGAGCACCGGCGAGGTCTGCTGAGTCGTCGTCAGCATCCCGCTGCCGACCCCGGCACTGCCCGCGGGCACCCGCGACAGGATCACCCGGAACAGCGTCGGCGCGGCCAGCCCCTGTCCGGCGCCGGTGACGAGCATGCCGGGTGCCAGGTCCAGGACATCGAGGTTCGGCCAGGCCGCCGGCACCGTCACCACCAGCGTCAGCAGGCCGAGCAGTTGCACGGACAACCCGAGGGGCACCACCCGGTGCCCGTGCCGGCTGACCAGCCGGCTGCTGAGCAGCGAGGCCACCAGGAACGCGACGGCCGCCGGGGTCAGCGCGAGCCCGGAGCCTGGTACCAGGTGTGCTTCATCCAGGTATTCGGACTACCTGGTACCAGCCTCCGCGGTGTGTGACAGTGGCGGCATCACCACCGCCGTGCGCCCGTCCGCAGACGTCGTCCGCCGCCGCGAGCGGATCGCGCCCGAGCAGCTCGGCCTGCCGGGTCGCCGGACCCCTGGCCTGCGGCGCGAGGAGGTCGCGCAGCTCGCCGGGGTCGGGGTCACCTGGTACACCTGGCTCGAACAGGGCCGCGACATCAACGCCTCCGAGCAGGTGCTGCAGGCCATCGCGAACACCCTG
Proteins encoded in this region:
- a CDS encoding MFS transporter, with product MASLLSSRLVSRHGHRVVPLGLSVQLLGLLTLVVTVPAAWPNLDVLDLAPGMLVTGAGQGLAAPTLFRVILSRVPAGSAGVGSGMLTTTQQTSPVLGVAALGTLFAALSTTGMATALVTVLLVQAAMTALVALAARRLPDPRG
- a CDS encoding RNA polymerase sigma factor — translated: MSEPRVRPDPAFALLDLYEDALPEVYGYLLSRCGSRVVAEELTSETFLGAVTACRNAGAPPVSTPWLIGVARHKLVDHWRRREREERGLRLAHEAETVDPWDEELDALLARQVLAELGAHHRAALTLRYLDGLAVPEVARLLGRTVHATEALLVRARAAFRVVYREKEGRDD